The following proteins are encoded in a genomic region of Phycisphaerales bacterium:
- a CDS encoding response regulator transcription factor, which translates to MILLVGSTPGPIQLVQSALRAHDLPVETSATVREGQERALHRLHELIIIERTLPDGDGVEFCRTLRCKGILAPILMIDAAPGDGRGPGRGGPDEVLAAPFSNEELIARVRGLLATTGYAAAVAPLAWDDLELDAHRGWARRGERRIRLSQIEVALLTYFITHANRPISREEISGGALHPGDEATPDAIDVLISNVRAKVDSTGEPPLLRVRPDACYEFGGRWEQPARHSGAPR; encoded by the coding sequence GTGATTCTGTTGGTCGGGAGTACTCCGGGCCCCATTCAACTCGTGCAGTCGGCGCTGCGTGCGCACGATCTGCCCGTGGAGACCAGCGCCACCGTGCGCGAGGGTCAGGAGCGGGCGCTGCACCGACTCCACGAACTGATCATCATCGAGCGTACGCTGCCCGATGGTGACGGCGTCGAATTCTGCCGCACGCTGAGGTGCAAAGGAATCCTCGCGCCGATTCTGATGATCGACGCGGCCCCCGGCGACGGGCGCGGGCCTGGCCGGGGCGGGCCGGACGAGGTGCTCGCCGCGCCATTTTCGAACGAAGAACTGATCGCACGGGTCCGCGGCCTGCTGGCGACGACGGGATACGCCGCAGCGGTGGCGCCGCTCGCGTGGGATGACCTCGAACTCGATGCGCATCGCGGCTGGGCGCGGCGGGGCGAGCGGCGCATCCGGCTGTCTCAGATCGAAGTTGCGCTGCTGACATACTTTATCACCCACGCCAATCGCCCCATCAGCCGCGAGGAAATCAGTGGCGGCGCCCTGCACCCGGGCGATGAGGCGACGCCTGACGCCATTGACGTGCTCATCTCCAACGTGCGCGCCAAGGTCGATTCGACCGGCGAGCCGCCGCTGCTTCGCGTCCGGCCCGATGCGTGCTACGAGTTCGGCGGGCGTTGGGAGCAGCCCGCCCGCCACTCGGGCGCGCCGCGCTGA
- a CDS encoding BON domain-containing protein, producing MNENRYDAHAAAQQHQQRGSGESRYGDSLTPAQQYEQQRQGQGGYGQQNRPNQQSSTFDYRYGQRRGPEQYGYRENYGSMEDSPRRFGASQEGHHQISPGGRFENDYGSQSQQRGGQQRGGEWPQDDGGSYGQSQHESSFGGGYGGGMMSRGSEQYSNPYSNPYGGQQGGFQYGGGQQRGQYGEYGSQQYGGGQYGGSEYGQYGGGQYGGQYGGGQQQRGQYGGAEYGNQYGGGQGYGGYGGYGGFEGTGRRESGSYAGMGGIGGVSGFGQSQRGSDGDSGRRRYGKPPKNFQRSSDRIRDDIAERLMSEPGIDASDVDIRMQERNVVLEGTVPDRWMKRYIEDVAEEVMGVEDVENHIRVKRESSRSEQNEEESSSAGRSGSKNSGAASKSGLNTAGSSARGS from the coding sequence ATGAACGAGAACAGGTATGATGCTCACGCAGCAGCCCAGCAACACCAGCAGCGTGGCTCAGGCGAGTCGCGCTACGGCGACTCTCTGACGCCGGCACAGCAGTATGAGCAGCAGAGGCAGGGACAGGGCGGCTACGGCCAGCAGAACCGTCCCAACCAGCAAAGCAGCACCTTTGACTATCGCTACGGCCAGCGCCGCGGACCCGAGCAGTACGGCTACCGTGAGAATTACGGCTCGATGGAGGATTCTCCGCGGCGCTTCGGCGCGTCGCAGGAGGGACATCATCAGATCTCGCCCGGCGGACGCTTCGAAAACGACTACGGCAGCCAGTCGCAGCAGCGCGGCGGTCAGCAGCGCGGCGGTGAATGGCCGCAGGACGACGGCGGTTCCTACGGCCAGTCGCAGCATGAATCCTCTTTCGGCGGCGGATACGGCGGCGGCATGATGAGCCGCGGTTCCGAGCAATACAGCAACCCATACAGCAACCCATACGGCGGCCAGCAAGGTGGATTCCAGTACGGCGGCGGTCAGCAGCGCGGCCAGTACGGCGAATATGGCTCGCAGCAGTACGGCGGCGGCCAGTATGGCGGAAGCGAATATGGCCAGTACGGCGGCGGCCAGTACGGCGGTCAATACGGCGGCGGCCAGCAGCAGCGCGGCCAGTACGGCGGCGCTGAATACGGCAACCAATACGGCGGTGGCCAGGGCTACGGCGGCTACGGCGGCTACGGCGGCTTTGAGGGCACGGGCCGGCGCGAAAGCGGCTCGTACGCCGGCATGGGCGGCATCGGCGGAGTGAGCGGCTTTGGGCAGTCGCAGCGCGGCTCGGACGGCGACTCCGGACGCCGGCGCTACGGCAAGCCGCCCAAGAACTTCCAGCGCTCGAGCGACCGCATTCGCGATGACATTGCCGAACGCCTCATGAGCGAGCCGGGCATCGACGCCAGCGACGTGGACATCCGCATGCAGGAGCGCAACGTCGTGCTCGAGGGCACCGTGCCCGACCGATGGATGAAGCGCTACATCGAGGACGTGGCCGAGGAAGTCATGGGCGTGGAAGATGTTGAGAACCACATCCGCGTCAAGCGCGAGTCTTCGCGGTCCGAACAGAACGAAGAAGAGTCATCGAGCGCCGGGCGATCCGGCTCGAAGAACTCCGGCGCCGCGAGCAAGAGCGGATTGAACACCGCCGGATCATCGGCGCGCGGCAGTTGA